The stretch of DNA CAAGTTCCTACGGGCGGTGGAAGCCAGGAGCATGGCCGACAATGGCATGTCGATCATTCCCGAGCACGGCTTCGGCAACCAGGGCATCGCCACCACGCCCATCGACGTGACCTCGCGGGATGTACGCGACAACATCTTCGACACCAAGGCCATCGACCAGACCATCAACGACCTGCTCGGCGACTCGACCATCCAGCACGACATCAAGGCCAACCACGACGCAGCCCTGGGCAAGGTCGACGGCGGCCAGGCGAAGGTCGATGAGACCAGGCAGCGCCTGATCGACAGCACCTCCTCGGAGAACTTCACCCAGTACATCAAGTCCCTGCAGGACAGCGGCAAGACCGAACTGGCCACCCAGGAAATCCAGACCGCCTACACCGCCCTGGCCGATATCGACCCGGCCAAGGCCGACAACTTCCTGCAAAACCTGCAGATCGACGGCTACACCGATGCCGTTGAACAGCTGATGGACGATCCCACCAAGATCTCCGACGACAACACCGCCCTGGCCACCACCGACAACACCATGGCAATCCTGTCGATGCTCAAGGGCAGTGCCGACGGCCTGCCGCGCCAGGCGCTGGGTGTGTATTCGAAGTTCGTCGACCAACTGCTCAAGGACAAAAACGCCGCCGCCGATTTCGGCAAGGCGATGATTTCCCTCGGCGACACCTGGCAGAAAAACGGCGTGATCAGCTTCAGCGACATCGACAAGGCCGTGAGCAAGGAGATCATGCCGGGCCTCAGCGAAGAGAACCGCAGTTCGTTCGTGAAGAACCTCAACTTCCTCAAGGACAACGGCGTACTCGGCTCTGTGGGCGGCGCAATCGGCATGGGCCGTATCGTCTACCAACTCGCCGGGCAAGGCGGCAAGCTGGCGGATACGCCGATGAAGCGCCTGGGCATCGCCAACGACTTCCTCGGCTTCCTCGGCACCGGCTCGCACTTCGCCACGCTGGGCCTGAAGGTCTACGACAAATTGCGCGGCACCAACGCCTACAAGCTGATGGGCTTCGACCGTTCCCTGCCCGACCTGTGGGCCAAGCCCGGCGAGGGGTACCACGCGCTGCCCAAGGACGCCGAGGCGGTGCAGAAGAAGTACTTCGAGATCGTCGACCAGGCCATGGACGACGGCAAGGACGTGGGCAAGGCCCTCAACAGCGGCGGCTGGAGCGACGAAGGTGCGGCGAAGATCCAGGAAGGCATTGAAAAAGGCATCGCCAGCCGCGGCGGCGTGGCCGGGGCCGGGTTTGGCGCGAAGTTCGCCAGCAGCGCGATCAAGGTGATCGGCATGGCCACCGACGTGGCAGGCGGCGTGATCAGTGTGGTGCAGGCGGCGTTTACCTTGCGTGATGGTGTGCGCGAGAAAGACCCGGTGAAAATCGCCTCGGGCTCACTGTCGATGGCCGGTGGTGTCAGCAGCCTGGTGGGCGCGGCCGGCGGCGTGCTGGGCACGCTGGGGGTGACCGGGCGGATCATTCCGTTCCTGGGACCGGTGGGTTTCTTGATCTCCGGCGCGTTGTCGTTTGTCGGGGCGATCTTGAGCACGGTGCAGTCCCACAAGCTGCACAAGATCTCGATGCAGAACTGGGACCAGATCCAGGATTTCAAGCAGGACGGGCTGCTCAAGCCCAACGGAGATGAAGCGTACGTGTGGTTGCAGACGTACCTCTCCGACTGGGGCCAGCGGGATGCGCCGCAGGACCAGAGCATTTTTGATTTCCGCAAGGAAGAGTGGGATGCGCGGTCGAGTATCCGCGGGGGCGACCATCGGCGGGACCACCCGGACTTTATCGGGGACGGGAATAACCGTAACTCAGAGGACTACAAGTACTCGCTGAAACCGTCGGAATGGACCAATGAGAACCACGACATTATCTGGCGGGTGGGGGATGGGTATGGGGGTGAGTACCATGATGTGGACAAGCCATAACTGAACTTCCTGACACCCGGCAGAACCCATGTGGGAGCGGGCTTGCTCGCTCCCACATTTTGATCGGTGTTCGGCTCAAGATCGTCAGATCAACCGCGCCGCCACCAACCAGTCCGCCACCGCCTGGAACGAAGCATCCGGCACCGGATCCCCCGGCACCGTCTTGCGCGCAATCGCTTCCGCCAAGCCCTTGTCCGGCGCTTGCGGTATCCCTAAATCAAACGCCTCCTGCAACATCCCCAACGCGTCCTCCGGCGAAGCGCGGCACACCACCACCGGCACCGGCGTTTCACCACGCACATAACGCACGCCTATCACCCAGCCATCGGTGGTGCCGATCATCATCGACGCCCGGCCCAACCCCAGCTTGGTGGCCAGCGCCTGCATCTCCTGGCGCTGGCGTCGCCGTTCGCTCTTGATCAACGGGTCGCCGTCAATGTCCTTGCGCTCGCGCTTGGTCTCGCTGCGGGTCATTTTCATGTCGCGGCCGAACAGCCAGCGTTGCATCAACACATCCACCCCGCCCACCAGGATGAAGGCCGCGAGTACGGTAAACACCAGCGGCTTGAGCACCAGGAAAAACGTCGACTCGATACACCCCGCGCCACACCGCGACGACTCCATCAACGCCTGCAACGCATGCCGCCCCACCACGTAGAACGCCACGGCCAACACATGCACCTTGATCAGGCCCTTGATGAACTCCACAAAGTTGCGCAGGGCAAACAGCTTCTTGAAGCCTTCCGCCGGGTTGATACGCTTGAACTCCGGCTTGATCGGCTCCACGGAAAACACAAAGCCACGCATGGTGATGATATTGGTCAGGATCACCACCCCGGTGGTCACCGCCATCACCGGCAGGGTAATGCCGATCACCAGTTGCTCGGCATGGTCCAGCACCCGTGGCCAAACCGTGGCGAAGGGTTCGATGTAGATCTGCGCAGTCAGGTCGATCAGCGCCGTGACCTGGGCCTGGGCCCGGGGCGCGAGGATGGAAATGCACAGGGTGCAGAACAGGATGACCATGCCCGAGACCAGGTCCTGGCTCTTGGCGACCTGGCCTTTCTTTCGCGCGTCCTTGAGTTTTTTATCCGTGGCCGGCTGGGACTTCTCTTCGCTGGTATCGCCCATGCGCTACTCCATGCCCGCCAGGGTTTTCAGCAGCTCCACGGTGCCGCGAAATTCCGCCAACTGGTCCAGCATCAACGGAATCAGGAAGCCGATGTAGATCACCATCAGGATCGAGAAAAACAGGTTTTTCACCGGCAACGACAGGTC from Pseudomonas sp. NC02 encodes:
- a CDS encoding EscU/YscU/HrcU family type III secretion system export apparatus switch protein, with the translated sequence MGDTSEEKSQPATDKKLKDARKKGQVAKSQDLVSGMVILFCTLCISILAPRAQAQVTALIDLTAQIYIEPFATVWPRVLDHAEQLVIGITLPVMAVTTGVVILTNIITMRGFVFSVEPIKPEFKRINPAEGFKKLFALRNFVEFIKGLIKVHVLAVAFYVVGRHALQALMESSRCGAGCIESTFFLVLKPLVFTVLAAFILVGGVDVLMQRWLFGRDMKMTRSETKRERKDIDGDPLIKSERRRQRQEMQALATKLGLGRASMMIGTTDGWVIGVRYVRGETPVPVVVCRASPEDALGMLQEAFDLGIPQAPDKGLAEAIARKTVPGDPVPDASFQAVADWLVAARLI